A region of Curvibacter sp. AEP1-3 DNA encodes the following proteins:
- a CDS encoding transporter substrate-binding domain-containing protein gives MAHTTSSCRRTFFGLMAFCLGMLHGAVVAQTIRFAPERDYAPFVSAGPAGQVQGLSIDVLDILKPRLGGDVQVLSADNLANILQAARRGEVDLISSLRPTPERAEFLAFTEPYVKVPAVLVVRQGPVPPTLKDLAGRSVAVGKGYAVESFVRATYPQVRWVAVPDDVAALQGLMRGDVDGVVADVASVSDATRHSGIRGVQVVESLPFEYELSFAYRKELTGLGDALNAGLKDITPATRQALLRRWIDTETLTYEDPRLTWVRKLAMVLSVLALVMVGVWRLRAKRTTDRGADGL, from the coding sequence ATGGCGCACACCACAAGCTCTTGCCGGCGCACCTTCTTCGGGCTGATGGCTTTTTGCCTGGGCATGCTGCATGGCGCAGTGGTGGCACAAACCATCCGCTTTGCGCCTGAAAGAGATTACGCCCCCTTTGTCAGCGCCGGGCCTGCCGGGCAGGTGCAAGGCCTGTCCATCGATGTGCTGGACATCCTCAAGCCCCGTTTGGGGGGCGACGTGCAGGTGCTGTCTGCAGACAATCTTGCGAACATCTTGCAGGCGGCGCGCCGTGGCGAGGTAGACCTGATTTCCTCCTTGCGTCCCACCCCGGAGCGGGCCGAGTTTTTGGCCTTCACGGAGCCCTACGTCAAAGTACCCGCCGTGTTGGTGGTGAGGCAGGGGCCGGTGCCTCCAACCCTGAAAGACCTTGCTGGCCGTTCGGTCGCAGTAGGTAAAGGCTATGCCGTGGAAAGCTTTGTCCGCGCCACCTACCCGCAAGTGCGCTGGGTCGCAGTGCCCGATGATGTGGCCGCGCTGCAAGGCTTGATGCGTGGTGACGTAGACGGCGTGGTGGCGGATGTGGCCAGCGTGAGCGATGCCACCCGCCACAGCGGCATACGCGGTGTGCAGGTGGTGGAGTCGCTACCGTTTGAGTACGAGCTGAGTTTTGCCTATCGCAAAGAGTTGACAGGGCTGGGCGATGCCTTGAATGCCGGCCTCAAGGACATCACGCCCGCTACCCGTCAGGCGCTGCTGCGCCGCTGGATAGACACCGAGACCCTAACTTATGAAGACCCGCGGCTGACCTGGGTGCGCAAACTGGCCATGGTGCTGTCGGTGCTGGCACTGGTCATGGTGGGGGTGTGGCGCTTGCGTGCCAAACGCACGACAGACAGGGGTGCGGATGGTCTTTGA
- a CDS encoding response regulator transcription factor — translation MAHLLIVEDDELLRDGLCAQLVHAGHSVSSASDGAQAQGLLESTRFDGVVLDLGLPVVDGIAVLQWIRQRLAALPVLILTARDGVDDRVQGLNAGADDYLTKPFNMAELLARLQAMLRRSRLPAFGGSLEVQSTHSRNLRLDPVLPLAWLGDDPMELTHREWSLLSLLVNNMGQVVGREDVLSVWQTAPLEGGAAGSNALEVYVHRLRRKLTDSGLNIRNVRGLGYMLESDTP, via the coding sequence ATGGCCCATTTACTGATTGTTGAAGACGATGAATTGCTGCGCGACGGCCTGTGCGCGCAGCTGGTACACGCCGGCCACAGCGTGAGCAGCGCCAGCGACGGCGCGCAAGCCCAAGGCCTGCTGGAGTCCACCCGCTTTGACGGCGTGGTGCTGGACCTGGGCCTGCCGGTCGTGGACGGCATTGCCGTGCTGCAATGGATACGCCAGCGCCTGGCCGCGCTGCCGGTGCTCATCCTCACCGCGCGCGATGGCGTGGACGACCGCGTGCAAGGCCTGAACGCCGGTGCCGACGACTACCTCACCAAACCCTTCAACATGGCCGAGCTGCTGGCCCGCCTGCAGGCCATGCTGCGCCGCTCCCGCCTGCCCGCATTCGGTGGTTCGCTGGAGGTGCAAAGCACCCACAGCCGCAACCTGCGTCTGGACCCGGTACTGCCCCTGGCGTGGCTGGGCGATGACCCGATGGAGCTCACCCACCGCGAATGGTCTTTGCTTTCGCTGCTGGTCAACAACATGGGGCAGGTCGTCGGCCGGGAAGACGTGTTGTCCGTCTGGCAGACCGCTCCGCTGGAGGGCGGCGCCGCCGGCTCCAACGCGCTGGAGGTGTACGTGCACCGCCTGCGCCGCAAGCTCACCGATAGCGGCTTGAACATCCGCAACGTGCGCGGCCTGGGCTACATGCTCGAATCGGACACTCCGTGA
- a CDS encoding lytic transglycosylase domain-containing protein, with translation MQFSAILTSLALCGALMSPTFTSAYAQGRDITRLDETILDLAQAYKNRDRKRLSAALPSMKGYILEPWAAYWELSARLDEASKSEIQDYLNRYNGTYQEDRLRAEWLLQLGRNRDWDTFGREYPLYRMNDDKSVRCYALWADYSTRNADVAGALEPVWWGQKEADDACGGLAAQLVKDKKLSAHSAWVRARLGMENDRLRVATQAVAALDSDYVKTVNTIYSTPAKYLNDKVTALRPQTREFVSLALIRLAYIDPDSAAVEIEKMRWKAQLNQEERSWVWGVIGKRLAQKLSDEAPATFAKGQFAQMHEDHLVWAARAALRAGRWSQVADAIAAMPDSLRNDSTWVYWRARALAQRNNVETAKMESQTLLESIAGTKGFYEMLALEELGQKIVVPAKPAPLTLEEKDQAKKNPGLARALHAIAIGLRSDGVREWNYSTNLHNRGGLDDRALLAAADLACKAEVWDRCINTSERTKGMVDIDQRYPMPHKSAVLARTQTIGLDPAYVYGLIRQESRFITDAKSGVGAAGLMQVMPATAKWTAKKIGLSDFQSHQITDRDTNIAIGTGYLKLVLDSFNGSMPMAAAAYNAGPGRPRIWRGQTGSPVLEAAIWAENVPFSETRDYVKKVLANTTLYAALITGQPQSLKARLGNVGPRDATSPEAGLDLP, from the coding sequence ATGCAGTTTTCAGCCATTCTGACATCACTGGCCCTGTGCGGCGCCCTGATGTCCCCCACTTTCACTTCAGCATACGCGCAAGGGCGCGATATCACCCGTCTCGATGAGACCATTCTGGACCTGGCCCAAGCCTACAAAAACCGGGACCGCAAACGCCTGAGCGCTGCCTTGCCCTCGATGAAGGGCTACATCCTGGAACCATGGGCCGCGTATTGGGAACTCTCTGCCCGACTTGACGAGGCCAGCAAGTCCGAAATTCAAGACTATCTGAATCGCTACAACGGCACTTACCAGGAAGACCGCCTGCGCGCTGAGTGGCTGCTTCAACTCGGCCGCAACCGCGACTGGGACACATTCGGGCGCGAGTACCCGCTCTACCGGATGAACGACGACAAATCCGTGCGTTGCTATGCGCTGTGGGCAGACTACAGCACCCGCAATGCCGATGTAGCCGGTGCCTTGGAACCTGTTTGGTGGGGACAGAAAGAAGCCGACGACGCATGCGGCGGTCTGGCTGCCCAACTGGTCAAAGACAAAAAGCTCAGCGCGCACAGCGCATGGGTCCGGGCACGGTTGGGCATGGAAAATGACCGCTTGCGTGTGGCCACACAAGCCGTTGCGGCACTGGACAGCGACTACGTCAAAACCGTCAACACCATTTACAGCACGCCGGCCAAGTACCTGAACGACAAAGTCACCGCGCTGCGTCCACAGACGCGCGAATTTGTATCGCTCGCACTGATCCGGCTGGCCTATATAGACCCGGACAGTGCAGCTGTTGAGATCGAAAAAATGCGCTGGAAAGCCCAGCTCAACCAGGAAGAACGCAGCTGGGTCTGGGGTGTCATCGGCAAGCGCTTGGCGCAAAAGCTCTCGGACGAGGCACCGGCTACCTTTGCCAAAGGCCAATTTGCACAAATGCACGAAGACCATTTGGTCTGGGCCGCACGCGCCGCGCTCCGGGCCGGTCGCTGGAGCCAAGTGGCGGATGCGATTGCCGCCATGCCGGATTCCTTGCGCAACGACTCGACTTGGGTCTATTGGCGCGCCCGCGCGCTGGCTCAACGCAACAATGTCGAAACCGCCAAGATGGAAAGCCAGACGCTGCTCGAATCCATCGCCGGCACCAAGGGCTTTTATGAAATGCTGGCCCTGGAGGAACTGGGGCAAAAGATTGTGGTGCCGGCCAAACCCGCACCTTTGACGCTGGAAGAAAAAGATCAGGCCAAAAAGAACCCCGGCCTGGCCCGTGCACTCCATGCCATCGCCATCGGCCTGCGCAGCGACGGCGTGCGCGAATGGAACTACAGCACCAACCTGCACAACCGTGGCGGATTGGACGATCGCGCGCTCCTGGCCGCGGCCGACCTGGCCTGCAAGGCCGAAGTGTGGGACCGCTGTATCAACACCAGCGAACGCACCAAAGGCATGGTCGATATCGACCAACGCTACCCCATGCCGCACAAGAGCGCGGTGCTGGCGCGCACCCAGACTATCGGCCTCGATCCGGCCTATGTGTACGGTCTGATCCGGCAGGAGAGCCGCTTCATCACCGATGCCAAATCCGGCGTGGGCGCTGCGGGTCTGATGCAAGTCATGCCCGCGACTGCCAAGTGGACCGCCAAAAAAATCGGGCTCAGCGACTTCCAGAGTCACCAGATTACCGACCGAGACACCAATATTGCTATCGGCACCGGGTATTTGAAGCTGGTGCTCGACAGCTTTAACGGCTCCATGCCCATGGCAGCAGCAGCCTATAACGCGGGCCCCGGCCGCCCCCGCATCTGGCGCGGTCAGACGGGCAGCCCTGTGCTGGAAGCTGCCATCTGGGCCGAGAACGTGCCTTTCTCAGAGACCCGGGACTACGTCAAAAAAGTGCTGGCCAACACCACGTTGTACGCGGCGCTCATCACAGGTCAACCCCAATCCCTGAAAGCCAGACTGGGCAACGTGGGGCCGCGTGATGCCACCAGCCCGGAGGCAGGGCTCGACTTGCCTTAA
- a CDS encoding multifunctional CCA addition/repair protein, with protein sequence MPASSSTISHATGTFLVGGAVRDALLGLEVKDRDWVVVGSSPQQMLDAGYLAVGKDFPVFLHPRTQEEYALARTERKTAPGYKGFAVHAAPDVTLEEDLARRDLTINSIAACADSTGVNGTFDPKDLVDPFGGQADLQMRVLRHVTPAFREDPVRILRVARFAARFIEFSVAPETTALMQTMVEDGEVDHLVPERVWQEIAKGLMEAQPSRMFEVMRSCGALRRLLPELDRLWGVPQSPEHHPEVDTGMHVMLVLDRAAQLDAPLAVRFACLGHDLGKGTTPADVLPRHIGHEERSARLLKAVCQRLRVPNDCAELADVVAREHGNIHRSGSLNAASLLRLLERCDAIRKPERFRAALLACQCDAQGRLGLHDAPYPQAQRLGQALDLALAVATDSIAARAISMGATGPKIGQFIQTARAEAIAAGLPAAITA encoded by the coding sequence ATGCCCGCCAGCTCGTCCACCATCTCCCACGCCACCGGCACCTTTCTGGTGGGCGGTGCCGTGCGCGACGCGCTGTTGGGCCTGGAGGTGAAAGACCGCGACTGGGTGGTTGTAGGCAGCAGCCCGCAGCAAATGCTGGATGCGGGCTACCTCGCCGTGGGCAAAGACTTCCCGGTGTTCTTGCACCCCCGCACTCAAGAGGAATACGCCCTGGCCCGCACCGAGCGCAAAACCGCGCCCGGCTACAAGGGCTTTGCGGTGCACGCCGCACCGGATGTGACGCTGGAAGAAGACTTGGCCCGGCGCGACCTTACTATCAATTCCATAGCTGCTTGCGCAGATTCTACGGGCGTCAATGGCACTTTTGACCCAAAAGATCTTGTTGATCCCTTCGGCGGGCAGGCAGACCTGCAGATGCGTGTACTGCGCCATGTGACGCCTGCCTTTCGCGAAGACCCGGTGCGCATCCTCCGTGTGGCCCGGTTTGCGGCGCGGTTTATCGAGTTCAGCGTTGCACCTGAGACCACCGCCCTGATGCAGACCATGGTGGAAGACGGCGAGGTGGACCACCTGGTGCCTGAGCGCGTGTGGCAAGAGATCGCCAAAGGCCTGATGGAAGCCCAGCCCTCCCGCATGTTTGAAGTGATGCGCAGCTGCGGCGCCCTGAGGCGCCTGCTGCCTGAGCTGGACCGGCTCTGGGGCGTACCCCAAAGCCCCGAGCACCACCCCGAGGTGGACACGGGCATGCACGTCATGCTCGTGCTGGACCGCGCCGCCCAGCTGGATGCGCCGCTGGCGGTGCGCTTTGCCTGCCTGGGCCACGACCTGGGCAAAGGCACCACGCCCGCAGACGTGCTGCCCCGCCACATCGGCCATGAGGAGCGCAGCGCCCGCCTGCTCAAAGCCGTTTGCCAGCGGCTGCGCGTGCCCAACGACTGTGCCGAGCTGGCCGACGTAGTCGCCCGCGAGCACGGCAACATCCACCGCAGCGGCTCGCTCAACGCTGCTTCCCTGCTGCGCCTCCTGGAGCGCTGCGACGCCATCCGCAAGCCTGAGCGCTTTCGCGCCGCCTTGCTGGCCTGCCAGTGCGATGCCCAAGGCCGCCTCGGGCTGCACGATGCGCCCTACCCCCAAGCCCAGCGGCTGGGGCAGGCGCTAGACCTCGCACTGGCAGTTGCTACAGACTCCATAGCTGCTCGCGCAATATCCATGGGCGCCACCGGCCCAAAGATAGGTCAATTCATCCAAACCGCCCGCGCTGAGGCCATTGCCGCTGGCCTGCCGGCTGCCATCACTGCCTGA
- a CDS encoding carbohydrate ABC transporter permease — MLSKNLPRILIYGTLLLAAFFFLAPLYVMLATSFKDAEQIRSGNLLSLPTSLNFESWQLAWSSACTGVDCRGLQPYFMNSIIMAVPAVLISTAWGAINGYVLSMWKFKGSEVLFGFMLFGVFMPFQVVLLPMSQVLGYLGLSSSLGGLVLVHCIAGLAGTTLFFRNYYTAIPKELVNAARIDGAGFWRIFFRIVVPMSTPILMVTLIWQFTNIWNDFLFGVAFSGADSKPITVGLNNMANTSSSVKSYNVDMAAAVIAGLPTMLVYVLAGQYFVKGLTAGAVKG, encoded by the coding sequence ATGTTGTCTAAAAACCTACCCCGCATCCTTATCTACGGTACGTTGCTGTTGGCCGCCTTTTTCTTCCTGGCGCCGCTGTACGTGATGTTGGCCACCTCATTCAAAGATGCCGAGCAAATCCGCTCCGGCAACTTGCTGAGCCTGCCCACCTCCCTCAATTTCGAATCCTGGCAACTCGCCTGGTCCAGCGCCTGTACCGGTGTGGACTGCCGCGGCTTGCAGCCTTACTTCATGAACTCCATCATCATGGCGGTGCCCGCCGTGCTGATCTCCACCGCCTGGGGCGCCATCAACGGCTACGTGCTGAGCATGTGGAAGTTCAAAGGCAGCGAGGTGCTGTTCGGCTTCATGTTGTTCGGCGTGTTCATGCCTTTCCAGGTGGTGCTCCTGCCCATGAGTCAGGTGTTGGGTTACCTGGGCCTTTCCAGCTCGCTGGGTGGCTTGGTGCTGGTGCACTGCATTGCCGGCTTGGCTGGTACCACGCTGTTCTTCCGCAACTACTACACCGCCATCCCCAAAGAGCTGGTGAACGCTGCGCGCATTGACGGTGCCGGTTTCTGGCGCATCTTCTTCCGCATCGTGGTGCCCATGTCCACCCCGATCCTGATGGTGACGCTCATCTGGCAATTCACCAACATCTGGAATGACTTCCTGTTCGGCGTGGCCTTCAGCGGCGCGGACAGCAAGCCCATCACTGTCGGCCTGAACAACATGGCCAACACCTCCAGCAGTGTCAAAAGCTACAACGTCGACATGGCTGCGGCCGTGATCGCAGGTCTCCCCACTATGTTGGTCTACGTACTGGCAGGTCAATACTTCGTTAAAGGTCTCACCGCTGGCGCGGTGAAAGGATAA
- a CDS encoding glutathione S-transferase family protein, protein MIKLYIGNKNYSSWSMRPWVLLKQAGIDFEEVMVRFDSFDSQSQFKTTLSKLSPTGKVPLLVDGDLAVWDTLAIAEYVAEEFPNLQLWPADKAARARARSVCAEMHSGFTGLRSNCPMNIEATLLETGALIWRDKPSVRADVARLSAMWEELLAQYGGPMLFGQFSVADAYFAPVCARLKTYGLPVSPVVGAYVSRVLALPGVQAWITGALAEKDFLDFEEPYRLQR, encoded by the coding sequence ATGATCAAGCTCTACATCGGTAACAAAAATTATTCTTCGTGGTCCATGCGCCCTTGGGTGCTTTTGAAGCAGGCCGGAATCGATTTTGAAGAAGTCATGGTCCGCTTCGACTCCTTCGACAGCCAGTCGCAATTCAAAACCACGCTCTCCAAACTCAGCCCCACCGGCAAGGTGCCTTTGCTGGTTGATGGCGACCTCGCGGTCTGGGACACCTTGGCCATTGCCGAGTACGTGGCCGAAGAGTTTCCCAACCTGCAGCTCTGGCCCGCCGACAAAGCCGCCCGTGCACGGGCCCGCAGCGTGTGCGCCGAGATGCACTCCGGCTTCACCGGCCTGCGCAGCAACTGCCCCATGAACATCGAGGCCACCCTGCTGGAAACCGGCGCCCTGATCTGGCGCGACAAGCCCTCCGTGCGTGCGGATGTGGCCCGCCTGAGCGCCATGTGGGAAGAGCTGCTGGCCCAGTATGGCGGCCCCATGTTGTTCGGCCAGTTCTCAGTGGCGGATGCGTACTTCGCGCCCGTCTGCGCCCGCCTCAAAACGTATGGCTTGCCGGTCAGTCCGGTGGTGGGTGCCTATGTGTCCCGCGTGCTGGCCCTTCCCGGTGTGCAGGCCTGGATCACCGGCGCGCTGGCAGAGAAAGATTTTCTGGACTTTGAAGAACCCTACCGCCTGCAACGCTGA
- a CDS encoding sensor histidine kinase, producing MSRPARFSLKRQLLIWLLLPQLVLWLMGGVLAFRVALAYAEKTIDQSLTQSVRSLARQVKPMGSGLLVDFPRAARDIIEQDPDDRVAYMVSSPPGSFLLGNTKIPGRTPDLYSADNEPVLYEVVMDGRPMRVASIDLSFGDGFTDQRMRVQVAKSLVAQQRIARELVRDVLFPLLILGAVLSVLVYEGIRRGLAPLERLEAQLANRNMASLSPIEMTQAPEEVHSLANTLNQLLTTLRRSLSQEKRFLNDAAHQLRTPLAGLISQTELAMQEKDPEALQQRLTKVHTGAQRSAHLVHQLLSLARTEAEVSLVPVDAASLAREVAREWTRRALAAGVDLGYEGEDSVMVPADKLLLREVLSNLIDNALRYAGKGAVVTLRTTVHDGFCWLDVEDTGPGVSGEQLERVFERFWRASELPGGCGLGLSIVAEIARRHNGTATAQTTLPHGLTIRLQLPLQG from the coding sequence GTGAGCCGCCCTGCGCGCTTCTCGCTCAAGCGGCAGTTGTTGATCTGGTTGCTGCTGCCCCAGCTGGTGTTGTGGCTCATGGGTGGCGTGCTGGCATTCCGCGTGGCGCTGGCCTATGCGGAGAAAACCATTGACCAGTCGCTCACGCAATCGGTGCGCTCGCTGGCAAGGCAGGTCAAGCCCATGGGCTCCGGCCTGCTGGTGGACTTTCCGCGTGCGGCGCGCGACATCATCGAACAAGACCCGGACGACCGCGTGGCCTACATGGTGTCCTCCCCGCCCGGTAGCTTCTTGCTGGGCAACACCAAAATCCCCGGGCGCACGCCCGACCTGTACTCCGCCGACAACGAGCCCGTGCTCTACGAAGTGGTGATGGATGGCCGGCCCATGCGCGTGGCCTCCATCGACCTGAGTTTTGGCGATGGTTTCACCGACCAACGCATGCGGGTGCAGGTGGCCAAGAGCCTGGTAGCGCAGCAACGCATTGCCCGGGAGCTGGTGCGTGATGTGCTCTTCCCGTTGCTGATTTTGGGCGCCGTGCTCAGCGTGCTGGTGTACGAGGGTATTCGCCGCGGTTTGGCTCCACTGGAGCGACTGGAAGCGCAGCTGGCCAACCGGAACATGGCGTCACTCTCGCCCATCGAGATGACGCAGGCGCCGGAAGAAGTGCACTCGCTGGCTAACACGCTGAACCAGCTGCTCACCACCCTGCGCCGCAGCTTGAGCCAGGAAAAGCGCTTCTTGAATGACGCCGCCCACCAACTGCGTACTCCGCTGGCCGGCCTGATCAGCCAGACCGAACTGGCCATGCAAGAGAAAGACCCCGAGGCCTTGCAACAGCGCCTGACCAAAGTGCACACCGGCGCCCAACGCAGCGCCCACTTGGTGCACCAGCTGCTGTCTTTGGCCCGCACGGAGGCGGAGGTGAGCCTGGTCCCGGTGGATGCCGCGTCGCTGGCGCGCGAAGTGGCCCGCGAATGGACGCGCCGCGCTTTGGCGGCTGGCGTGGACTTGGGTTACGAAGGCGAAGACAGCGTCATGGTGCCCGCCGACAAACTGCTGCTGCGCGAAGTGCTGAGCAACCTCATCGACAACGCCCTGCGCTACGCCGGCAAAGGCGCCGTCGTCACCCTGCGCACCACGGTGCACGATGGCTTCTGCTGGCTGGATGTGGAAGACACCGGCCCCGGCGTCTCTGGTGAGCAGCTGGAGCGGGTGTTTGAACGCTTCTGGCGCGCCAGCGAACTGCCCGGCGGCTGTGGCCTTGGACTGTCCATCGTGGCGGAAATTGCACGGCGGCATAACGGCACGGCAACAGCGCAGACGACATTGCCGCATGGGTTGACGATTCGGTTGCAGTTGCCGTTGCAGGGGTGA
- a CDS encoding ABC transporter ATP-binding protein, with protein MAASLQIAGIRKVFGKGDKAVEVLKKIEIDVAPGEFLILVGPSGCGKSTLLNIIAGLEEPSEGELRIAGKNVVGVAPAQRDIAMVFQSYALYPTMSVADNIGFALEMRKVPVEERKKRIAEVAAMLQIEHLLDRRPAQLSGGQRQRVAMGRALARDPQLFLFDEPLSNLDAKLRVEMRAEIKRLHQVSGITSVYVTHDQIEAMTLGSRIAVMKDGILQQIGTPDDIYNRPANTYVATFIGSPTMNLIKGHVEVPGAQGRFTFNGSTLELATPATGDATLGVRPEHIELVTGDTAWRGEVAVVEPTGADTYVVVQTSAGEVTVRTAPSASWKAGDQVGLRVNPANTNWFSTATGVRLDV; from the coding sequence ATGGCAGCTTCTCTCCAAATCGCAGGCATCCGCAAAGTTTTCGGCAAGGGCGACAAAGCCGTTGAAGTCCTGAAAAAGATCGAAATCGACGTCGCCCCCGGCGAGTTCCTGATCCTGGTCGGCCCCTCCGGCTGCGGCAAGTCCACCTTGCTCAACATCATTGCGGGCCTCGAAGAACCGTCCGAAGGCGAGCTGCGCATCGCCGGCAAAAACGTGGTGGGCGTAGCCCCCGCACAGCGCGACATCGCCATGGTGTTCCAGAGCTACGCGCTGTACCCCACCATGAGCGTGGCCGACAACATCGGCTTCGCCCTGGAAATGCGCAAGGTGCCCGTGGAAGAGCGCAAAAAGCGCATTGCTGAAGTGGCCGCCATGCTGCAAATCGAACACTTGTTGGACCGCCGCCCCGCGCAGTTGTCTGGCGGTCAGCGCCAGCGTGTAGCCATGGGCCGTGCTTTGGCACGTGACCCCCAACTCTTCCTGTTTGACGAGCCGCTCTCCAACCTGGACGCCAAGCTCCGCGTAGAAATGCGCGCTGAAATCAAGCGCCTGCACCAGGTGTCCGGCATCACCAGCGTGTACGTGACGCACGACCAAATTGAGGCCATGACCCTGGGCAGCCGCATCGCAGTGATGAAGGACGGCATCCTGCAACAGATCGGCACACCCGACGACATCTACAACCGCCCGGCCAACACCTATGTGGCCACCTTCATCGGCTCGCCCACCATGAACCTGATCAAAGGCCATGTGGAAGTCCCCGGCGCGCAAGGCCGTTTTACTTTCAACGGCAGCACCCTGGAGCTGGCGACCCCTGCCACTGGCGACGCCACCTTGGGCGTGCGTCCTGAACATATTGAATTGGTCACGGGCGACACCGCTTGGCGCGGCGAAGTGGCAGTGGTGGAACCCACTGGCGCTGACACTTACGTGGTGGTGCAAACCTCCGCGGGCGAAGTGACCGTGCGCACCGCCCCGAGCGCATCCTGGAAAGCCGGCGACCAAGTCGGCCTGCGCGTAAACCCAGCGAACACCAACTGGTTCAGCACCGCGACGGGTGTGCGTTTGGACGTGTAA
- a CDS encoding sensor domain-containing diguanylate cyclase produces the protein MVFDVQQTGAMRPRARSGRWMLLWAGVCAAMGLLSLMVSDARPGQVIIWMANPVGAVALLRLQRSQWPAMLAALFVAVWVTHMAYVWGAGPEFQAWISPTTMAWRAALDVPVHLLEMMLSAVMLDRIRALEHAGDRAAVQGVVLLRAALLPAAVLAPLGGLAWIGVAGGDWHVMALNWFVGHTIGTVAALPLALSVATKRPRVALERITEPMAMAMLFGSVAVTLWAGTSLPKPFVIMVAPVVWMAMRSTLVATFTANLLVAASMAALIRYGVLLPPPTSSWWGDALFYLSVLATLLPGLFLAVMSEGQRQALRILADSEARARDLYFQTPAMLHSIDAQGRIVQVSKLWLDTLGYGEADVLGRHVADFMDPASARKAREVVIPAAARDGRCDNIEYQLCRRDGTLCDVILSAIWEYDEAHQPVRSLAVLQDVTEKKRLEARSHFAEHDALTGLPNRVLLQDRLKMLCAHYGRHKGVFAIGFLDLDHFKEVNDNYGHESGDLLLKEVARRLQGTLRAADTVCRLGGDEFVMIFSAVEGRTELQALAAKLMAAIAAPCILGEGPDAPVVQVSGSLGLALFPEHGSEPQLLLTHADQAMYAAKRSGRNRCEFYRGTA, from the coding sequence ATGGTCTTTGACGTCCAGCAAACCGGTGCCATGCGGCCCCGTGCGCGCAGCGGGCGGTGGATGCTGCTGTGGGCAGGCGTCTGCGCAGCAATGGGGCTCTTGTCGCTCATGGTGTCCGACGCGCGGCCGGGGCAGGTCATCATCTGGATGGCCAACCCGGTAGGGGCAGTGGCTTTGTTGCGCCTGCAGCGTTCGCAGTGGCCTGCCATGTTGGCTGCTTTGTTTGTGGCAGTGTGGGTGACCCACATGGCGTATGTCTGGGGGGCAGGACCAGAGTTTCAAGCGTGGATCAGCCCCACGACGATGGCATGGCGTGCCGCCTTGGACGTGCCGGTGCACTTGTTGGAGATGATGCTGTCTGCCGTCATGTTGGACCGCATCCGGGCATTGGAGCACGCCGGAGATCGGGCGGCAGTGCAAGGCGTGGTGCTGCTGCGTGCGGCCTTGCTGCCTGCAGCCGTCCTCGCGCCTCTGGGGGGATTGGCCTGGATAGGTGTGGCGGGTGGAGATTGGCATGTGATGGCGCTGAACTGGTTCGTCGGCCACACCATAGGCACCGTTGCAGCCCTGCCCCTTGCACTGTCGGTGGCAACCAAACGGCCCCGCGTGGCGCTAGAGCGGATCACCGAGCCCATGGCCATGGCCATGTTGTTCGGCAGTGTGGCTGTCACGCTGTGGGCAGGTACGAGCCTGCCCAAGCCCTTTGTGATCATGGTGGCCCCAGTGGTGTGGATGGCCATGCGTTCGACCCTGGTAGCCACCTTCACCGCCAACTTGCTGGTCGCCGCCAGCATGGCTGCACTGATCCGCTATGGCGTGCTGCTGCCTCCGCCGACCTCCAGTTGGTGGGGCGATGCCTTGTTCTATTTGTCGGTATTGGCCACGCTCTTGCCGGGCTTGTTTCTGGCTGTGATGTCTGAAGGGCAGCGCCAGGCTTTGCGGATACTGGCCGACAGTGAGGCGCGGGCCCGGGACCTTTACTTTCAGACTCCGGCCATGTTGCATTCGATTGATGCGCAAGGACGCATCGTGCAGGTCAGCAAGTTGTGGCTGGACACGCTGGGTTATGGCGAGGCAGATGTGTTGGGACGGCATGTGGCCGACTTTATGGATCCGGCCTCCGCGCGCAAAGCACGCGAGGTGGTGATCCCTGCCGCCGCGCGCGATGGCCGTTGCGACAACATCGAGTACCAGCTGTGTCGCCGCGATGGCACGCTGTGCGATGTGATCCTGTCTGCCATCTGGGAATACGACGAAGCGCACCAACCTGTGCGCAGCCTTGCGGTCTTGCAGGACGTGACGGAGAAAAAGCGGCTCGAAGCCCGCAGCCACTTTGCCGAGCATGACGCCCTGACGGGTCTACCCAACCGGGTGCTCTTGCAAGACCGGCTCAAGATGCTTTGCGCGCACTACGGCCGGCATAAAGGGGTCTTTGCCATCGGGTTTCTGGACCTGGACCACTTCAAAGAGGTCAACGACAACTATGGCCACGAGTCGGGAGATTTGCTTTTGAAAGAAGTCGCCCGCAGGTTGCAGGGCACTTTGCGCGCGGCTGATACGGTGTGCCGCCTGGGCGGCGACGAGTTTGTCATGATTTTCAGCGCAGTGGAAGGCCGGACGGAACTCCAGGCGCTGGCTGCCAAACTGATGGCCGCCATTGCCGCGCCTTGTATCTTGGGCGAGGGGCCTGACGCACCGGTGGTGCAGGTTTCAGGCAGCCTGGGACTGGCGCTTTTTCCTGAGCATGGCTCGGAGCCCCAGCTGCTGCTTACGCATGCGGACCAAGCCATGTATGCCGCCAAGCGCAGCGGGCGTAACCGCTGCGAGTTTTACCGAGGTACGGCCTGA